The Candidatus Defluviibacterium haderslevense DNA window TCCAACGAATAATGAGTTAAGGTGTATTAACGTTTTAGCGTAATATATGCTCTTGTAAAATTCACAAGTAATACGTCGTTTTGAGTAATATGTTATTATATAAAGAAAGCTTGGGGTTCCGATCATTAAAGATATAACCAAAAAACAAAATATGATAAATATAAAGGAATTTATCATTAGCTCATTTCTTAGAGTGTGAAGGTATTTAATTATTTCAATAAAATTATTCTTTTCAATAAAAAAAAAATAAAAAAAACACATTACATTATTCTGTAATTTTTATTATGTTAATCTTTAGTAATCATTATACTGGAAAAAATAATATTCAAACTAAAGTTAATATAACTTTTATGAAAAAAATAGTCCATTTTTTAAATACATTGGAATAATTAGAATATAAAGTTTGAGTAATATCTTATCTGTATAACCCATAAATGAGTTGATGCTTTACCATGAATTTTAGAAAAAAAATGAAAATTAGAAGAATTGAAATTAGGATATAGTACTCATTAGAGCTTGGTAATATGTTTTTTTAAGATATGAAATTGGAATCCTAATTATTATTCTTTTGTATGATTTGAAACGATGTTCCCTGATTCTAAGATGTGTTATTTTCTATCTACTGAAATCCGTTTTTCTGAGTTAGCCAATTTCCAGGCTAATAAAAAAATATGCCGACCTATTTTTTCCATTTTATTAAAATCAATTTTTTCCGGATCATCACCTATTCTATGATAATCTTCATGAGTTCCGTTAAAGAAAAATATTGCAGGTATTAATTTTTCAGCAAAATTATAATGATCAGACCGATAATAATATCTATTGATATCATTTTCAGCATTGTAGGTGTAATCCATTATGATATGACTATACTGATCGTTTATGGATTCATTATATTCATGTAGTTTACTACTTAATCGATCTGAACCTATAACGTAAACATAATTTCCATTTGGCTTGTACTTATCATCGATTCGCCCCACCATATCAATATTAATATCAGCAATGGTAGATGACAAAGGCAATACCGGATTATTGACATAATACATGCTACCTAATAATCCTTTTTCTTCACCCGTTACCAAAAGACATAATACAGACCTTCGCGGTCCTTTTCCAATGCTTTTCGCATATTGCATTGCTTTGGCGATCTGTGTTACTGTAGTTGTTCCGGATGCATTGTCATCGGCACCATTAAACACATCTTTACCCCTCATTCCTATGTGATCATAATGTGCAGAGATGATTAATACCTCATCTTTTTTGTCAGTACCCTCAATGTAAGCCAGAATATTTCTTCCAATTACCTGTTGTTCTAATTTATGTTGTTCAATCCCTAATTTAGTTTTTATTACAAGAGATTGCGGACGTCCGGTTCGTTTAATTTTATCTCTATTTTTAATTAATTTTTTTAATGATGATCCCAATAATTTTGTGGTCACCCATGGTGACAAGTGTATCACATTGACAATTTCATTTTCAGGTTTTTCATCAATATCCAAAACAACTGTTGGAGATAAAACTTTTAATCTGTTCAGGTCAACAAGTTCTTTAAATTTATCTTCTATAATTAAAATACATTTTACACCATGTCGTTTAGCAGCATCTAATTTTAAATCCAAATTAAGTGACCATGAAGAAGGTATTGAAGAACCAGTTAGATAACTTTTACCTTCCTTGGTGGTGGGCTCACCATTATAAATTATTATTACTTTATCCTTTAAGTTTAGATTTTTATAATCATTATATTTTGAAGTTTCAATTCCATAGCCCAAAAA harbors:
- a CDS encoding M28 family peptidase yields the protein MKVYLFLSGLFLNLCLFGQNKYISSVSIPDSTKKISKDSATQFAEIIQASEMKRMVYYLASDSCEGRELGTKGNDRAADYIAHEIEQNGIPKFGLNQSYFQPVNFKWISWDNIKLSINDFEYKHMWDYLSIPRENKNLNVNTDEIVFLGYGIETSKYNDYKNLNLKDKVIIIYNGEPTTKEGKSYLTGSSIPSSWSLNLDLKLDAAKRHGVKCILIIEDKFKELVDLNRLKVLSPTVVLDIDEKPENEIVNVIHLSPWVTTKLLGSSLKKLIKNRDKIKRTGRPQSLVIKTKLGIEQHKLEQQVIGRNILAYIEGTDKKDEVLIISAHYDHIGMRGKDVFNGADDNASGTTTVTQIAKAMQYAKSIGKGPRRSVLCLLVTGEEKGLLGSMYYVNNPVLPLSSTIADINIDMVGRIDDKYKPNGNYVYVIGSDRLSSKLHEYNESINDQYSHIIMDYTYNAENDINRYYYRSDHYNFAEKLIPAIFFFNGTHEDYHRIGDDPEKIDFNKMEKIGRHIFLLAWKLANSEKRISVDRK